The following are from one region of the Rhizobium sullae genome:
- a CDS encoding DUF475 domain-containing protein, with protein MKQSISHKPTLGYFRWAFIMTAFGLALGALLGWQSTGTISGMATIFFICAVLAVLEISLSFDNAIVNANKLNEMTPAWQHRFLTWGIIIAVFGMRIVFPLAIVAIAANIGPIDAVLLAARQPAEYARIMNEAHLPIAAFGGTFLLMVGLTYFFDHEKDVHWIVSLEKLMSRGATIKGIEIAFVLLLILTFASLLEGEESTTFVYSAIYGLVTFLVVEVIGALLDASQRAMSEAARGGLGAFIYLEVLDASFSFDGVIGAFALTQNLFIIAIGLGIGAMYVRSMTIMLVEKGTLTHYRYLEHGAFYAILILAIIMYVQTLFHIPEVVTGLGGAALIGVSLWSSIRHNKRKGKKTQAEAEAKAQAEARSPARERLKA; from the coding sequence ATGAAGCAATCCATCAGCCATAAACCCACGCTTGGCTATTTCCGCTGGGCTTTCATCATGACGGCATTTGGCCTGGCGCTCGGCGCTTTGCTGGGCTGGCAGTCCACCGGCACGATCAGCGGCATGGCGACGATCTTCTTCATCTGCGCGGTTCTGGCAGTGCTGGAGATTTCCCTCTCCTTCGACAACGCGATCGTCAATGCCAACAAGCTCAATGAAATGACGCCAGCCTGGCAGCACCGGTTCTTGACCTGGGGCATCATCATTGCCGTCTTCGGCATGCGCATCGTCTTTCCGCTGGCAATCGTGGCGATTGCCGCAAATATCGGCCCGATCGACGCCGTGCTCCTCGCAGCGCGGCAACCGGCCGAATATGCACGCATCATGAACGAGGCCCATCTGCCGATCGCAGCCTTCGGCGGGACCTTTCTTCTGATGGTCGGCCTTACTTACTTCTTCGACCATGAAAAGGACGTCCATTGGATCGTCTCTCTCGAGAAACTGATGTCGCGTGGCGCAACGATCAAGGGCATCGAGATCGCCTTCGTTCTCCTGCTGATTCTCACTTTCGCTTCACTGCTTGAGGGCGAAGAATCGACGACGTTCGTCTACAGCGCGATCTACGGTCTTGTCACATTCTTGGTCGTCGAAGTGATTGGCGCACTGCTGGATGCCTCGCAAAGGGCCATGTCAGAGGCGGCACGCGGCGGCCTCGGCGCATTCATCTATCTCGAGGTGCTGGATGCAAGCTTCTCGTTCGACGGCGTCATCGGCGCTTTCGCCCTGACGCAAAACCTTTTCATCATCGCCATCGGTCTGGGCATCGGCGCGATGTATGTACGCTCGATGACGATCATGCTCGTCGAAAAGGGGACGCTGACGCATTACCGCTACCTGGAGCATGGCGCATTCTACGCGATCCTGATCCTTGCGATCATAATGTACGTCCAGACCCTCTTCCACATTCCGGAAGTCGTCACCGGTCTCGGTGGTGCAGCACTCATCGGCGTCTCGCTCTGGTCTTCGATCCGCCACAACAAGCGGAAAGGCAAGAAAACCCAAGCGGAAGCGGAAGCGAAGGCGCAAGCCGAAGCCCGTTCACCTGCCCGCGAGCGGCTGAAGGCCTGA
- a CDS encoding HEPN domain-containing protein has protein sequence MDTIPTEGFDAAVTLTDHLDHLPDKKRRELARILQILFFEVEQFRASKLSGKKAAGKVLKVVLYGSFARGDWVEDRSSGYRSDYDLLIVVNTKSFAEEHELWEALEERLLQEQISHRIETPVIPIVHCLSDVNDQLARGRPFFTDIARDGIVLYEEPGHPLAQPKALTPEEATAEAQRYFDQWFPTACHRFELAEIAASKSYSVEAAFDLHQATERFYHCVLLTLTLYSPKSHRIKVLRSQAESADARLVSAWPRDTRFARRCFELLSRAYVEARYSSKYTISSEELQWLVTRVKDLQALVEEICKDRLGP, from the coding sequence ATGGATACGATTCCCACCGAAGGCTTTGACGCGGCCGTGACCCTGACAGACCATCTCGACCATTTGCCCGACAAGAAGCGCCGGGAGCTCGCCCGCATTCTGCAGATCCTGTTTTTCGAGGTCGAGCAGTTCCGCGCCAGCAAGCTGTCCGGCAAGAAAGCGGCCGGCAAGGTGCTCAAGGTGGTGCTCTACGGCTCGTTTGCCCGCGGCGACTGGGTCGAGGATCGCTCAAGCGGCTATCGCTCCGACTATGACCTTCTGATCGTCGTCAACACCAAGAGCTTTGCCGAAGAGCATGAGCTGTGGGAGGCGCTGGAGGAACGCTTGCTGCAGGAGCAGATCAGCCACCGGATCGAAACGCCGGTGATCCCGATCGTGCACTGCCTTTCAGACGTCAACGACCAGTTGGCACGCGGCCGGCCGTTTTTTACCGACATCGCCAGGGATGGCATCGTGCTCTACGAGGAGCCCGGCCATCCTCTCGCCCAGCCGAAGGCGCTGACACCAGAGGAGGCAACGGCTGAAGCGCAGCGGTATTTTGATCAGTGGTTTCCGACCGCTTGCCATCGATTCGAACTTGCAGAGATTGCAGCTTCGAAAAGTTACTCAGTTGAGGCAGCCTTCGACCTTCACCAAGCGACAGAGCGCTTTTACCACTGCGTCTTACTGACTCTGACGCTATACAGTCCGAAATCTCATCGCATCAAGGTGCTGCGCTCGCAAGCCGAAAGCGCCGATGCGCGACTGGTTTCCGCCTGGCCGCGCGACACGCGTTTTGCCCGCCGTTGCTTTGAGCTTTTGTCTCGCGCGTACGTCGAGGCGAGATACTCGTCGAAATACACGATCAGCAGTGAAGAGCTGCAATGGCTTGTCACTCGCGTGAAGGACTTGCAGGCGCTCGTTGAGGAGATCTGCAAAGACCGTCTTGGTCCATGA
- a CDS encoding ABC transporter substrate-binding protein — protein sequence MRIRFILLLCLTPHLALADQAFYPAKSGKADARVLTVYSSLDEPLAQPMIHGFQKANPDVAVRYEDMLTGEIYDRIVRETDAGKKTADFAFSSAMDLQVKLSNDGYAQVSNLPMSGQWPKWANWRNTAYALTFEPAVFVYHKPSFTHEPVPSSRAEFVDYLKRKGNAVYGRIGTYDIERSGVGFLFMARDQEQFGDIWSVIRAMGAAGVKLYSTSSAILERVADGRFVLGYNILGSYAADWASRHPDVGIVLPKDYTVVMSRIGLVPQAAAEPELGRQYLTFFMSKEGQTIMARELQIPAVSPEVAGENTANTLQELLGAQLRPVPVSPGLMVYLDQVKRARLIAHWNEVLRTR from the coding sequence ATGAGGATCCGTTTCATTCTGCTTTTGTGTCTTACACCGCACCTCGCGCTTGCGGATCAGGCCTTTTATCCCGCGAAATCCGGCAAGGCGGATGCACGAGTGCTGACGGTCTATTCCTCGCTCGACGAGCCGCTAGCCCAACCGATGATCCATGGCTTTCAGAAGGCCAATCCGGATGTCGCCGTGCGTTACGAAGACATGCTGACGGGCGAGATCTACGACCGGATCGTGCGGGAGACGGATGCCGGGAAGAAAACGGCGGATTTTGCCTTTTCGTCGGCGATGGACCTGCAGGTGAAGCTCTCCAACGACGGCTACGCGCAGGTCAGCAATCTGCCGATGAGCGGGCAATGGCCGAAATGGGCAAACTGGCGGAACACCGCCTATGCGCTCACTTTCGAGCCGGCCGTTTTCGTCTATCACAAGCCGAGCTTCACGCATGAGCCGGTACCAAGTTCACGGGCGGAATTCGTCGATTATCTGAAGCGCAAGGGCAACGCGGTCTACGGCCGGATCGGCACCTATGACATCGAACGCTCCGGCGTAGGCTTTCTTTTCATGGCGCGCGATCAGGAGCAGTTCGGGGACATCTGGTCAGTGATCCGGGCCATGGGAGCTGCTGGCGTCAAGCTTTATTCGACGAGCTCGGCGATCCTGGAGCGGGTCGCCGACGGGCGCTTCGTGCTCGGTTACAACATCCTCGGCTCCTATGCGGCGGACTGGGCGTCCCGGCACCCTGATGTCGGCATCGTGCTGCCAAAAGACTATACCGTCGTAATGTCGCGGATCGGCCTAGTGCCGCAGGCCGCTGCCGAGCCGGAACTCGGGCGGCAATATCTCACCTTCTTCATGTCGAAGGAGGGACAGACGATCATGGCCCGCGAGCTCCAGATTCCCGCTGTCAGCCCGGAGGTCGCGGGCGAGAATACGGCCAATACCCTGCAGGAACTTCTCGGCGCCCAGCTCCGGCCCGTTCCGGTAAGCCCTGGCCTGATGGTCTATCTCGACCAGGTCAAACGCGCGCGGCTGATCGCCCATTGGAACGAGGTGCTGCGGACGCGGTAG
- the cpdR1 gene encoding response regulator CpdR1, translating into MTQKILLAEDDNDMRRFLVKALEKAGYKVLSYDNGASAYDRLREEPFSLLLTDIVMPEMDGIELARRATELDPDLKVMFITGFAAVALNPDSKAPKDAKVLSKPFHLRDLVDEVNKMLAA; encoded by the coding sequence ATGACTCAGAAGATACTGCTCGCCGAAGACGACAACGACATGCGCCGCTTCCTCGTGAAGGCGCTCGAAAAGGCCGGTTACAAGGTCCTGTCCTACGACAACGGCGCAAGCGCCTATGACAGGCTCCGTGAAGAGCCCTTCTCCCTGCTCCTGACCGATATCGTCATGCCGGAGATGGATGGCATCGAGCTCGCGCGCCGGGCGACCGAACTCGACCCGGACCTCAAGGTTATGTTCATAACCGGTTTTGCAGCCGTCGCGCTCAATCCCGATTCGAAGGCGCCGAAGGATGCAAAGGTGCTTTCCAAGCCCTTCCATCTTCGCGATCTCGTTGATGAAGTAAACAAAATGCTTGCCGCATAA
- a CDS encoding tripartite tricarboxylate transporter permease — protein MSTFEFLFQGILVAMQPMNLLYAFVGVTLGTAVGVLPGIGPALTVALLLPVTYRLDPAGSLIMFAGIYYGGMYGGSTTSILLNTPGESASIVTALEGNKMARAGRGGPALATAAIGSFVAGLIATLGLAFVAPYIVKLALIFGPREYFALMVLAFVTVSSAFGDSALRGLTSLFIGFVLAMVGIDQQTGQARLSFGIPDLLDGVEVTTLAVAMFAIGETLYIAAQGNRGEEKVEAVRGSLWMTAQDWSRSWKPWLRGTLIGFPIGAMPAGGAEIGTFLSYATEKRLAKNPEEFGQGAIEGVAGPEAANNASAAGTLVPLLTLGLPTTATAAIMLAGFQQYGLQPGPLLFASNPQLVWGLIASLLIANAMLLVLNLPMIGLWVRLLTIPKPWLYAGILLFATLGTIGANPSVFELGMLLAFGVLGYIMRLFGYPIAPAVVGLILGPLAEQQLRRALAISQGDVTTLVMSPIAAGLLIVAAAAFIIPLILRIRGRGEVLSQLAASED, from the coding sequence ATGAGCACCTTTGAATTCCTCTTCCAGGGTATACTGGTCGCCATGCAGCCGATGAACCTGCTTTACGCATTCGTCGGCGTTACGCTTGGCACGGCTGTCGGCGTTCTGCCAGGCATTGGCCCTGCGCTGACGGTTGCCCTTCTCCTGCCTGTCACCTACCGGCTCGATCCGGCCGGCTCGCTGATCATGTTTGCCGGTATCTACTACGGCGGCATGTACGGTGGCTCGACGACCTCCATTCTGTTGAATACGCCGGGCGAGAGCGCCTCGATCGTCACTGCGCTTGAAGGTAATAAAATGGCACGCGCGGGCCGCGGTGGTCCGGCGCTGGCGACAGCGGCAATCGGTTCGTTCGTGGCCGGCCTCATCGCCACGCTGGGGCTTGCTTTCGTCGCGCCTTATATCGTCAAACTGGCGCTGATCTTCGGCCCGCGCGAATATTTCGCCCTGATGGTACTCGCTTTTGTGACCGTTTCGTCGGCCTTCGGGGACTCAGCGCTGCGCGGCTTGACCTCCCTCTTCATAGGCTTTGTCCTTGCCATGGTCGGTATCGACCAGCAAACGGGTCAGGCACGGCTTTCGTTCGGGATTCCCGATCTCCTTGACGGTGTCGAAGTGACGACGCTTGCGGTTGCCATGTTTGCGATCGGAGAAACGCTTTACATCGCCGCCCAAGGCAATCGCGGCGAGGAAAAAGTGGAAGCCGTCCGGGGCTCGCTGTGGATGACGGCGCAGGATTGGTCCCGTTCTTGGAAACCCTGGTTGCGCGGCACGCTGATCGGCTTCCCGATCGGCGCCATGCCGGCCGGTGGTGCCGAGATAGGCACGTTCCTTTCTTATGCGACCGAGAAACGTCTTGCGAAGAATCCCGAAGAATTCGGTCAAGGCGCGATCGAAGGTGTTGCAGGTCCGGAAGCGGCAAACAATGCGTCGGCGGCTGGCACCCTTGTGCCGCTCCTGACGCTCGGCCTGCCGACGACGGCAACGGCGGCGATCATGCTCGCCGGCTTTCAGCAGTACGGGCTGCAGCCTGGGCCGCTGCTGTTTGCGTCCAATCCGCAGCTTGTCTGGGGGCTGATCGCCAGCCTTTTGATCGCCAATGCCATGCTGCTCGTGCTCAACCTGCCGATGATCGGCCTATGGGTGCGTCTGCTGACGATTCCGAAGCCCTGGCTCTATGCCGGCATCCTGCTGTTTGCGACGCTCGGCACGATCGGCGCCAATCCGTCGGTGTTCGAACTCGGCATGCTGCTCGCCTTCGGTGTTCTCGGCTATATCATGCGGCTCTTCGGCTATCCGATCGCGCCTGCGGTCGTCGGCCTCATCCTCGGGCCGCTTGCCGAACAGCAGTTGCGGCGGGCACTCGCCATCAGCCAGGGCGACGTGACGACGCTTGTCATGTCGCCGATTGCAGCCGGGCTGCTGATCGTTGCGGCTGCGGCCTTTATCATTCCGCTGATCTTGAGAATACGCGGCCGCGGCGAAGTTCTTTCGCAACTTGCTGCAAGCGAAGACTAA
- a CDS encoding Bug family tripartite tricarboxylate transporter substrate binding protein, whose protein sequence is MKHTFLATLFAAAIALPAYSADYTIMAPAAPGGGWDQTARSLQTVMQKEGISGNVQVQNVPGAGGTIGLAQFASQNSGNPNALIVGGYVMVGAILTNQSPVTLKDVTPIARLTGEYEAIVVPASSDIKTMGDLVAKLKADPGSVSWGGGSAGGTDHIAVGLIAKASGVDPTMINYVAFSGGGEALAAILGGQVTAGISGYGEFESQVKAGQLRLLAVSSDQRIEGVDAPTLKESGVDVSVQNWRMVAAAPGLTPEQTAAVTADFDKLSKSAGWQEILKTKGWADTYLAGDAFKVQLEKDVSATESILKEIGLVK, encoded by the coding sequence GTGAAGCATACTTTCCTTGCTACGCTTTTCGCAGCGGCTATCGCGCTGCCGGCCTATTCGGCCGACTACACCATCATGGCGCCTGCCGCACCTGGCGGCGGCTGGGACCAGACGGCCCGTTCGCTGCAGACGGTCATGCAGAAGGAAGGCATCTCCGGCAATGTTCAGGTTCAGAACGTTCCGGGCGCCGGCGGCACCATCGGTCTGGCGCAGTTCGCCAGCCAGAACAGCGGCAATCCGAACGCCCTGATCGTTGGCGGCTATGTCATGGTCGGTGCGATCCTGACCAATCAATCGCCTGTCACGCTGAAGGACGTCACACCGATCGCTCGCCTGACCGGTGAGTATGAAGCCATTGTCGTTCCGGCGTCGTCCGACATCAAGACGATGGGCGATCTCGTTGCCAAGCTGAAGGCTGATCCGGGTTCGGTGTCCTGGGGTGGCGGTTCGGCCGGCGGTACCGACCACATCGCGGTCGGTCTCATCGCGAAGGCCTCCGGCGTCGATCCGACGATGATCAACTATGTCGCCTTCTCGGGCGGCGGCGAGGCGCTTGCCGCTATCCTCGGCGGACAGGTGACGGCCGGGATTTCAGGCTATGGCGAATTCGAATCGCAGGTAAAGGCCGGGCAGCTCCGCCTGCTCGCCGTCTCGAGCGATCAGCGCATTGAGGGCGTCGACGCCCCGACGCTGAAAGAATCTGGCGTCGATGTCAGCGTGCAGAACTGGCGCATGGTCGCCGCCGCTCCCGGCCTGACGCCTGAGCAGACGGCTGCTGTGACTGCTGATTTTGACAAACTTTCCAAGTCGGCAGGCTGGCAGGAAATCCTGAAGACGAAGGGCTGGGCCGACACATACCTCGCCGGCGATGCCTTCAAGGTGCAGCTCGAGAAGGACGTTTCGGCTACCGAGAGCATCCTCAAAGAGATCGGGCTTGTTAAATGA
- the hisN gene encoding histidinol-phosphatase: MLPDRTFFNRLAEAAKAETLPRFRSGLDVTNKLSSGFDPVTEGDKAAEAAIRKLIEERFPDHGILGEEHGNVGLDRDYVWVIDPIDGTRAFISGVPVWGTLIGLQKNGRAIMGMIEQPFTGERYFADQNGSIYSGPEGERRLKTRDCGMLSKAILFTTSPHLFTGFEMERYREIESQVRLFRYGTDCYAYALLAAGHVDLVIENGLKPYDVGGIIPVIENAGGIITTWEGGRPENGGSIIAAGSRAVYDQALAILQR; this comes from the coding sequence ATGCTCCCTGACCGCACGTTCTTCAATCGCCTGGCGGAAGCCGCCAAGGCTGAAACGCTGCCGCGATTCCGGTCCGGCCTCGATGTCACAAACAAGCTTTCGAGCGGTTTCGATCCCGTTACCGAGGGCGATAAGGCAGCGGAAGCTGCAATCCGCAAGCTGATTGAAGAGCGTTTTCCTGATCATGGCATTCTCGGCGAGGAACATGGCAATGTCGGGCTGGATCGCGACTATGTCTGGGTCATCGACCCGATCGACGGCACGCGGGCCTTCATTTCCGGCGTGCCGGTCTGGGGAACGCTGATCGGGCTGCAGAAGAACGGCCGGGCGATCATGGGTATGATCGAGCAACCCTTCACTGGTGAGCGCTATTTTGCGGATCAGAACGGCTCGATCTATTCCGGGCCGGAGGGCGAACGGCGCTTGAAGACACGCGATTGCGGCATGCTTTCGAAGGCGATCCTCTTCACCACGTCGCCGCATCTCTTCACCGGCTTCGAAATGGAGAGATATCGTGAGATCGAAAGCCAAGTCCGGCTTTTCCGCTACGGAACGGATTGCTATGCCTATGCACTGCTGGCGGCCGGCCATGTCGATCTGGTGATCGAAAACGGCCTCAAGCCTTACGATGTCGGCGGGATCATTCCGGTGATCGAAAATGCCGGCGGCATCATCACGACTTGGGAGGGCGGGCGGCCGGAAAACGGTGGCTCGATCATCGCTGCCGGCAGCCGTGCTGTTTACGACCAGGCACTTGCGATCCTGCAGCGCTAA
- a CDS encoding alpha/beta fold hydrolase has protein sequence MDSVLISTPDNPVPASRTEGYFETHDGWKLRYAVFRSDTSVAKGTVVILQGRNECIEKYFETIRDLTAKGLWVAIFDLRGQGGSPRLIKKRQHGHVRRFSDYERDLDTFLEKVVLPDTRLPFYLLGHSTGGLIALSAAPYLTTRIERMVLSAPFIGLIGQAASASTIRRLAATACALGLGSLPLSRKLRELPFQDNPLTSDEVRFERNVAMMKEHPELTLGPPTARWLHESFKAIERVLMPSHLFSITIPTIVIAPTRDGVVPYIAQERLSRYFRAGQLVPINGARHEIFQERDAYRAAALAAFHAFIPGSDAEARKEVEGIGV, from the coding sequence ATGGACAGCGTCCTCATCTCCACACCTGACAATCCGGTTCCAGCAAGCCGCACAGAGGGCTATTTCGAGACGCATGACGGCTGGAAGCTGCGCTATGCGGTATTCCGGTCCGATACCTCCGTTGCGAAAGGCACGGTCGTCATTCTCCAGGGGCGCAATGAATGTATCGAGAAATATTTCGAGACGATCCGCGATCTGACGGCAAAGGGCCTCTGGGTTGCGATCTTCGATCTTCGCGGTCAGGGCGGTTCGCCACGGCTCATCAAGAAGCGGCAGCATGGCCATGTGCGGCGCTTTTCCGACTATGAACGGGACCTCGACACCTTTTTGGAGAAGGTGGTGCTGCCCGACACCCGCCTGCCATTCTATCTGCTCGGCCATTCGACCGGCGGCCTGATTGCGCTTTCGGCAGCACCCTATCTGACGACGCGCATCGAACGCATGGTGCTTTCCGCGCCCTTCATCGGCCTGATCGGCCAGGCGGCGTCAGCCTCGACCATCCGCCGCCTCGCCGCCACGGCTTGCGCGCTCGGGCTCGGCTCGCTGCCGCTAAGCCGCAAACTCCGGGAACTGCCTTTTCAGGACAATCCGCTGACATCGGACGAAGTGCGTTTCGAACGGAACGTCGCTATGATGAAGGAGCACCCGGAACTGACACTCGGCCCGCCCACAGCACGCTGGTTGCACGAATCCTTCAAGGCGATCGAGAGGGTTCTAATGCCGAGCCATCTCTTTTCGATCACCATCCCAACGATCGTCATTGCCCCGACCCGCGACGGCGTCGTGCCTTATATCGCGCAGGAACGGCTCTCCCGCTATTTCCGTGCCGGCCAGCTCGTGCCCATCAATGGCGCGCGGCATGAGATTTTTCAGGAGCGCGATGCCTATCGCGCCGCAGCACTCGCAGCGTTCCATGCGTTTATCCCCGGTAGCGACGCCGAGGCCAGGAAAGAGGTCGAGGGGATCGGTGTCTGA
- a CDS encoding CrpP-related protein, translating to MEIEELLDMQERGIRDRVLGYTLSDNPMSRPELMPIRDVTELEVWYARYEAWRFGWSVEDANRRH from the coding sequence ATGGAAATCGAAGAACTGCTCGACATGCAGGAGCGCGGAATCCGCGACCGGGTCCTTGGCTACACTTTGAGCGACAACCCCATGTCGCGGCCGGAACTGATGCCGATCCGCGACGTCACGGAGCTTGAGGTGTGGTACGCCCGCTACGAAGCATGGCGCTTCGGCTGGTCCGTCGAGGACGCCAACCGGCGCCATTGA
- a CDS encoding MgtC/SapB family protein, giving the protein MDVIFADMFPETGIHYSVIFARLIGAIVLGGVIGFEREVRDHPAGLRTHILVSLAAALFGIISIEAVQVPSFANDQQVRIDPLRVIEAVTAGVAFLAAGMIVFSRGKVKGLTTGAGMWLSGAIGLAMGFGYWPVAFFATAAAVCVLFALGKMEQRLERDSGKNLPPEDEADS; this is encoded by the coding sequence ATGGACGTCATTTTTGCCGACATGTTCCCCGAAACCGGTATTCATTATTCGGTCATCTTTGCGCGGCTCATCGGCGCGATCGTCCTCGGCGGCGTCATCGGTTTCGAACGCGAGGTGCGCGACCATCCTGCGGGCCTCCGCACTCATATTCTGGTGAGCCTTGCTGCAGCGCTCTTCGGGATCATTTCCATCGAAGCCGTGCAGGTGCCGAGTTTTGCCAACGACCAGCAGGTCCGCATCGATCCGCTGCGCGTCATCGAGGCCGTGACGGCGGGCGTCGCATTTCTGGCCGCAGGCATGATCGTTTTCTCGAGAGGTAAGGTGAAAGGACTGACGACCGGAGCTGGCATGTGGCTCTCAGGCGCGATCGGCCTTGCCATGGGCTTCGGTTACTGGCCGGTCGCCTTCTTCGCGACGGCGGCTGCAGTCTGCGTCCTGTTTGCTCTGGGTAAAATGGAGCAGCGCCTGGAACGCGATTCCGGAAAAAATCTGCCGCCGGAGGATGAGGCCGACTCATAG
- a CDS encoding tripartite tricarboxylate transporter TctB family protein, whose amino-acid sequence MSRGNAPLATKRRPDWAALIIAICLFVVAAVMLWDATHMRAIAQYARIGPATAPKVVAFGLIGLGIWTVFEALRGDFSERERQEVAPVIWIVAGLAAQMLLLKTAGFSIATGILFAFTARGFGRRKLWLSIPFGIVFSFIVWAIFSQLLQLTLPAGPLERLFF is encoded by the coding sequence ATGAGCAGGGGCAACGCACCCTTGGCAACGAAGCGCCGCCCGGATTGGGCGGCGCTGATCATTGCCATCTGTCTTTTCGTCGTTGCGGCCGTCATGCTTTGGGACGCCACGCATATGAGAGCGATCGCGCAATATGCCCGCATCGGGCCGGCCACCGCGCCCAAGGTCGTGGCGTTCGGGTTGATTGGCCTCGGCATCTGGACTGTCTTTGAGGCGTTGCGCGGAGATTTTTCCGAGCGCGAACGCCAGGAAGTCGCTCCCGTCATCTGGATCGTTGCCGGTCTTGCGGCACAAATGCTGCTTCTGAAAACGGCCGGCTTCTCGATTGCCACCGGCATTCTCTTTGCGTTTACGGCACGCGGCTTCGGGCGCCGCAAGCTCTGGCTTTCGATTCCCTTCGGCATCGTCTTCAGCTTCATCGTCTGGGCCATCTTCTCACAACTGCTGCAGCTCACCTTGCCTGCCGGGCCGCTCGAAAGACTCTTCTTCTAG
- a CDS encoding N-formylglutamate amidohydrolase, with protein sequence MPEIREYELFEIREPVSQTIPFVYNSPHSGRIYPPEFIAQSRLEGISIRRSEDHYVDELFSAASRLGAPLLLANFPRAYLDVNREPYELDPRMFDGLLPPYANINSLRVAGGLGTIPRIVAENMEIYARRLPVQEGLDRVESIYKPYHAALRRLIARTHVQFGFGVLIDCHSMPGNVRVAGSNTRPDFIIGDRYGTSASAELSRMAISILEEMGFTAIRNKPYAGGFITEHYGRPARGLHALQIEVNRAIYVDEVTLEKHTDFPLIVNAVTGFMRQMASYVEQFSIDTALAAE encoded by the coding sequence GTGCCGGAAATTCGCGAATACGAGCTTTTTGAGATCCGTGAGCCCGTGTCGCAGACCATTCCCTTCGTTTATAATTCCCCCCACAGCGGCCGTATTTATCCACCGGAATTTATCGCCCAGTCGCGGCTCGAGGGCATTTCCATCCGCCGGTCGGAGGATCACTATGTCGACGAGCTCTTTTCCGCCGCCAGTCGGCTCGGCGCGCCTTTGCTTCTCGCCAATTTCCCGCGCGCCTATCTGGATGTGAACCGCGAACCCTACGAACTCGATCCGCGCATGTTCGATGGGCTGTTGCCGCCTTATGCGAACATCAATTCGCTGCGTGTTGCAGGCGGGCTCGGGACCATTCCGCGCATCGTTGCCGAGAATATGGAAATCTATGCCCGTCGGCTGCCGGTGCAGGAAGGGCTCGATCGGGTCGAGAGTATCTATAAACCCTACCACGCCGCGCTGCGTCGCCTGATTGCGCGCACCCACGTGCAGTTCGGCTTCGGCGTGCTGATCGATTGCCACTCCATGCCGGGCAATGTGCGTGTCGCAGGCAGCAATACGCGGCCCGACTTCATCATTGGCGACCGGTATGGCACCAGCGCATCGGCCGAGCTTTCGCGTATGGCAATCAGTATTCTCGAGGAGATGGGTTTCACCGCCATCCGCAACAAGCCTTATGCTGGCGGCTTCATCACCGAACACTACGGTCGGCCGGCGCGAGGGTTGCACGCCCTGCAGATCGAGGTGAACCGGGCGATCTACGTGGACGAAGTGACCCTGGAAAAGCACACGGATTTTCCGCTGATCGTCAACGCCGTAACGGGTTTCATGCGGCAGATGGCGAGCTACGTGGAACAATTCTCGATCGATACGGCGCTTGCTGCCGAATAA